Proteins co-encoded in one Synergistaceae bacterium genomic window:
- a CDS encoding PHP domain-containing protein — MSFLPYWVDLHLHTVLSPCGELEMGAPEIVAAYRDAGISLCAVTDHNDIANAPAIREAAAGDPVVITGIEVQSVEDIHVVVLFPDDSVAKSYREWLWREMPQIENDPDVFGYQLVIDRDNNILDERETLLVQGSGYSVDDVALEACERGALVILAHLDRPSFSYEAVLGRVPDDFPCHALELSPAVSHAAFEEYWKERYPDRLFIRSSDSHRLSTISKDRCTVMMLQAPSFAEVELALKGLEGREVLCPWVGAP, encoded by the coding sequence ATGAGCTTTTTGCCCTACTGGGTCGATCTTCATCTTCACACGGTGCTGTCCCCCTGCGGCGAACTCGAGATGGGAGCGCCGGAGATAGTCGCTGCGTACCGCGATGCCGGTATCTCCCTCTGCGCCGTGACGGACCACAACGATATAGCCAACGCCCCCGCGATACGGGAGGCAGCAGCGGGCGACCCGGTGGTGATAACCGGAATCGAGGTGCAGTCCGTCGAGGACATACACGTGGTCGTCCTGTTCCCGGACGACTCGGTCGCAAAAAGCTATAGGGAGTGGCTGTGGCGGGAGATGCCGCAGATAGAAAACGACCCGGACGTCTTCGGGTATCAGCTGGTGATAGATCGGGACAACAACATACTCGACGAGCGGGAGACCCTGCTGGTCCAAGGCTCGGGCTACTCGGTCGACGACGTCGCTCTCGAGGCGTGCGAGAGGGGGGCGCTGGTGATACTGGCTCACCTGGACCGCCCCTCCTTCTCCTACGAGGCCGTGCTTGGAAGGGTGCCGGACGACTTCCCCTGCCACGCACTGGAGCTGTCGCCCGCCGTCTCACACGCCGCCTTCGAGGAATATTGGAAAGAGAGGTATCCCGACAGGCTCTTCATCCGCTCCTCGGACTCCCACCGTCTTTCCACCATTTCGAAGGACAGGTGTACCGTGATGATGCTTCAGGCGCCCTCCTTCGCAGAGGTCGAGCTGGCGCTCAAGGGGCTCGAGGGCAGGGAAGTCCTCTGTCCCTGGGTCGGGGCGCCGTGA
- a CDS encoding serine kinase: MKTRDVLETTEAEVFVEGDLDRELKGAISGDLLSFIMAEAQEGWLWITIHTHINAAAVAVLKEVPFILATSGRTPDKALTERCATEGITLAVTGFSSYDAAGVLWEAGLKRPS, from the coding sequence TTGAAGACAAGGGACGTGCTTGAGACGACCGAGGCGGAAGTCTTCGTTGAGGGGGACCTCGACAGGGAGCTCAAGGGCGCGATATCGGGCGACCTTCTCAGCTTCATAATGGCCGAGGCCCAGGAGGGATGGCTGTGGATAACGATACACACCCACATCAACGCCGCCGCGGTCGCTGTGCTGAAGGAGGTCCCGTTCATCCTGGCGACCTCGGGGAGGACGCCGGACAAGGCATTGACCGAACGATGCGCCACGGAGGGGATAACACTTGCAGTGACCGGTTTCTCATCGTATGACGCCGCAGGGGTGCTTTGGGAGGCCGGCCTGAAAAGACCGTCATGA
- a CDS encoding 4Fe-4S dicluster domain-containing protein — protein sequence MSGGIKITESRCRGCANCIRSCPTEALRVIDGVVKLIPNLCIDCGECIRSCKDKAITVNDDEWDLIKNREGLVLMADPAFYVQAGAYSRPRLMMEALELHGYQDLSEWASLAFDVSAFASVKIIQEGGDNLPYISTYCPAVIRLIQMNYPELVGRILPVESPLETAVAMWREETGAKENVTLVSPCPAKATLVRNPVGRKRSSLEYVVSVRTVIRDMLACSVKVTGAKARPGSGRWLLWSTSGGESKHISSFFDKGFTSISVSGLKNTQDLLNELELGRLAGVDFIECRACDLGCFGGTGTYESRFLSQLRLDTVDAEWMPTSEEMERIRAWHEKGVWRLTAPIVAKERLPLSKDIKEAMAKLREMDAIYADLPHIDCGACGRPSCRALAEDIVRGYGDVSDCVFKMRERITQLSEEIQSLSSKLPHTLHPGRKRRK from the coding sequence ATGTCCGGAGGAATTAAAATTACCGAATCCCGGTGCCGCGGATGCGCAAACTGTATAAGGTCATGTCCCACGGAGGCTCTCCGAGTGATTGACGGGGTCGTCAAGCTCATTCCGAATCTGTGCATAGACTGCGGAGAGTGCATCCGCAGCTGCAAGGACAAGGCGATAACTGTCAACGACGACGAGTGGGATCTCATCAAGAACAGGGAGGGCCTGGTGCTGATGGCGGACCCGGCCTTCTACGTGCAGGCGGGTGCCTACTCGCGTCCGCGCCTGATGATGGAGGCGCTGGAGCTGCACGGCTACCAGGACCTGTCGGAATGGGCATCGCTCGCATTCGACGTTTCCGCATTCGCCTCCGTTAAGATCATCCAGGAGGGGGGCGACAACCTCCCCTATATATCCACCTACTGTCCAGCTGTCATAAGGCTTATCCAGATGAACTACCCCGAGCTGGTCGGACGAATCCTTCCCGTGGAGTCGCCTCTCGAGACGGCTGTCGCCATGTGGCGCGAGGAGACGGGCGCCAAGGAGAACGTCACGTTGGTCTCCCCCTGCCCCGCCAAGGCGACCCTGGTGCGCAACCCGGTTGGCAGAAAGCGCAGCTCGCTTGAATACGTGGTAAGTGTGCGCACCGTGATACGAGACATGCTGGCCTGCAGCGTAAAGGTCACGGGCGCAAAGGCCAGGCCGGGCAGCGGCAGATGGCTTCTGTGGTCGACCTCCGGAGGCGAGTCGAAGCACATCTCCTCCTTTTTCGACAAGGGGTTCACCTCCATCTCCGTCTCCGGCCTGAAGAATACGCAGGATCTGCTCAACGAGCTGGAGCTCGGGCGCCTTGCGGGCGTGGACTTCATCGAGTGCAGGGCATGCGATCTAGGCTGCTTCGGAGGGACCGGCACCTACGAGTCGCGCTTCCTGTCGCAGCTGCGCCTCGATACCGTCGATGCGGAGTGGATGCCGACGAGCGAGGAGATGGAAAGGATCCGCGCCTGGCACGAGAAGGGCGTCTGGAGACTCACGGCTCCCATCGTGGCCAAAGAGCGCCTTCCCCTGTCCAAGGACATCAAGGAGGCAATGGCTAAGCTGAGGGAGATGGACGCGATATACGCCGACCTACCGCACATCGACTGCGGCGCATGCGGCCGCCCTTCGTGCAGGGCCCTGGCGGAGGACATCGTAAGGGGATATGGAGATGTCTCGGACTGCGTGTTCAAGATGCGCGAGAGGATTACGCAGCTCAGCGAGGAGATCCAGTCTCTCTCCTCGAAGCTGCCGCACACCCTTCATCCTGGAAGAAAACGGAGGAAATAA
- a CDS encoding anti-sigma regulatory factor, with amino-acid sequence MLGIPSDLVRRASVIAYEAEMNALIHGGGGLLRLTVNDDRLLIEASDSGPGIPDVQLAMQEGYSTATDEIRELGFGAGMGLPNIQRNADAMEIDTEVGKGTKLKATVVFKRS; translated from the coding sequence ATGCTTGGAATCCCCTCGGACCTCGTGCGCAGAGCCTCTGTAATAGCATACGAGGCCGAGATGAACGCCCTGATACATGGCGGAGGAGGGCTTTTACGCCTGACCGTGAACGATGATCGCCTCCTGATTGAAGCGTCGGATTCAGGTCCTGGCATTCCAGACGTGCAGCTGGCGATGCAGGAGGGGTACTCCACCGCCACGGACGAGATAAGAGAGCTGGGCTTCGGGGCGGGAATGGGACTGCCGAATATTCAGAGGAACGCCGATGCGATGGAGATCGACACGGAGGTGGGAAAGGGGACCAAGCTCAAAGCCACGGTGGTCTTCAAGCGATCCTGA
- a CDS encoding transcriptional regulator, translating to MILREIASLIRAEVLTGEELLDTLDIECAYGADLMSDVLAFARPGSLLLTGLTNIQIVRTAQMLDLPSVVFVRGKKPQEPALKLATQIKMPLMLCQMSMFESCGILFQKGILPCHIPNRGV from the coding sequence ATGATATTGCGTGAAATTGCTTCACTGATACGAGCGGAGGTGCTTACCGGCGAGGAGCTTCTGGACACGCTCGACATAGAGTGCGCATACGGCGCGGATCTGATGAGCGATGTGCTGGCGTTCGCTCGTCCCGGCTCGCTTCTGCTCACCGGGCTGACAAACATTCAAATTGTGAGAACGGCTCAGATGCTGGACCTTCCTTCGGTGGTCTTCGTCCGGGGTAAAAAACCCCAGGAGCCTGCGTTAAAGCTGGCCACTCAGATAAAGATGCCACTAATGCTGTGCCAGATGAGCATGTTCGAGTCCTGCGGTATTCTCTTCCAAAAGGGAATCTTACCCTGTCATATTCCGAACAGAGGGGTGTGA
- a CDS encoding ABC transporter substrate-binding protein, translating to MSDSWVRHIFARKAFKSCVIVATALFLFSFFALPALCDPGDMIIGVEDGWIWQVVLLPPDEGWESDSGRSALAAVRLAEWEVMDSADGVSGRDIRFHQEPPVDVETAAERVAEWRERSISAVLSFSRGDDIEILRPFLSGAGPILLSAYGESANIYDEEGVPDPMIFALDLFRDFRVSAFAAYASEVLKAGDVVALMADRLDPMLESYSRHLGDMLSDSGFVSERFWIPGGGMDSFRMIESEAVSSGADVMVTWAGSMVVRDVWRAARRMSKGFEIWYGGAPHRILLPFDGVLVADQDYPVRADETLSGLRKEIRRRLNIVIKDDAAAGRAYVTCEWLFDAFRRAASPVPSVLAGVMPEVAGLFLGTQRISVNPATHRPLERRVAFMTVVERSFHPVSTLTIRGPDYLP from the coding sequence TTGAGCGACTCATGGGTGCGTCATATTTTCGCTCGCAAGGCGTTTAAAAGCTGTGTGATCGTGGCGACGGCCCTCTTTCTGTTCTCTTTCTTCGCCCTTCCCGCCCTCTGCGACCCGGGTGATATGATAATTGGGGTCGAGGATGGCTGGATCTGGCAGGTGGTGCTGCTGCCGCCGGACGAGGGATGGGAGAGCGACTCGGGGCGTTCGGCCCTGGCAGCCGTCAGGCTGGCTGAATGGGAGGTCATGGACAGCGCGGACGGGGTGAGCGGCCGCGACATCAGGTTTCACCAAGAGCCGCCGGTCGACGTGGAGACGGCCGCCGAGCGTGTGGCGGAGTGGAGGGAACGGAGCATCTCCGCCGTGCTCTCCTTCTCGCGGGGTGATGATATCGAGATCCTGCGTCCATTTCTCTCCGGCGCCGGGCCGATCCTGCTCTCCGCATATGGAGAGAGCGCGAACATCTACGACGAGGAGGGCGTGCCGGACCCGATGATATTCGCGCTTGACCTCTTCCGCGACTTTCGGGTCTCGGCCTTCGCGGCCTACGCCTCGGAGGTGCTTAAGGCAGGCGATGTAGTCGCATTGATGGCGGACAGGCTTGATCCGATGCTGGAGAGTTACTCCAGGCACCTCGGGGATATGCTGTCCGACAGCGGGTTTGTCTCCGAGCGCTTCTGGATACCCGGAGGAGGCATGGACTCGTTCCGGATGATAGAGTCCGAGGCCGTCTCGTCCGGCGCGGACGTCATGGTGACTTGGGCCGGCTCTATGGTCGTCCGCGATGTCTGGAGGGCTGCAAGACGGATGTCCAAAGGCTTCGAGATCTGGTACGGGGGCGCTCCGCATCGCATCCTTCTGCCCTTCGACGGAGTCCTCGTGGCCGACCAGGACTATCCAGTGAGGGCGGATGAGACGTTGAGCGGGCTCAGGAAGGAGATTCGGCGGCGGTTGAATATCGTGATAAAGGACGACGCCGCGGCGGGCAGGGCCTATGTCACGTGCGAATGGCTCTTCGACGCCTTCAGGCGCGCAGCCTCCCCTGTTCCCTCGGTCCTGGCCGGAGTCATGCCCGAGGTCGCGGGCCTGTTCCTCGGCACTCAGAGGATCTCCGTCAACCCCGCCACCCATCGCCCCTTAGAGAGGCGAGTTGCCTTCATGACAGTGGTGGAAAGGTCGTTCCATCCAGTGAGTACCCTGACTATCCGGGGGCCGGACTACCTGCCGTGA
- a CDS encoding adenosine monophosphate-protein transferase — protein sequence MPEITKWTLVQLAFPDDCNVILGQSHFIKTVEDLFEALVTSSPTLKFGLAFCEASGDCLIRHDGNDEELTRVAVDNMKEVAAGHVFIVVLRDGYPINVLNRIKDCQEVCRIFAATANPIQAIVCESEQGRGVAGVIDGFPPKGVESESDIEGRKTLLRRIIGYKR from the coding sequence GCCGGAGATAACAAAGTGGACGCTGGTTCAGCTGGCTTTCCCCGATGATTGCAATGTGATACTGGGTCAAAGCCACTTCATCAAGACAGTGGAGGATCTGTTCGAGGCCCTTGTGACCTCCTCGCCGACCCTCAAGTTCGGCCTGGCCTTCTGCGAGGCGTCTGGAGACTGTCTCATTCGCCATGACGGCAACGACGAGGAGCTGACGAGGGTGGCGGTGGACAACATGAAGGAGGTCGCGGCGGGGCACGTGTTCATCGTGGTGCTTCGCGACGGCTATCCTATAAACGTCCTAAACCGCATTAAGGACTGCCAGGAGGTCTGCCGGATCTTCGCCGCGACCGCCAACCCGATCCAGGCCATCGTGTGTGAGAGCGAACAGGGCAGAGGTGTCGCGGGGGTCATAGACGGCTTCCCTCCGAAAGGAGTCGAGTCTGAGAGCGACATCGAGGGCAGAAAGACCCTTCTGCGACGTATAATCGGATACAAGCGCTGA